The proteins below come from a single Burkholderia sp. FERM BP-3421 genomic window:
- a CDS encoding response regulator transcription factor yields the protein MRIAVLDDDQAQTDFVSQTLTAAGHTCYAFKEGKALKKRLQRETFDLLVLDWNVPDMSGEEVLKWVRANQVEHRLPIIFMTSRDDEAGITQILNAGADDYVVKPVSGPILRARIGSLLRRAYPANAEATVREFDTYKFDVNLKQAYVGDKPVSLTQKEFELALLLFQHLDRPLSRAHILDLVWKQATDIPSRTMDTHISMLRTKLGLRPENGYRLAPIYGYGYRLERVTQGETE from the coding sequence ATGAGAATTGCTGTATTGGATGACGATCAGGCCCAGACGGATTTTGTCAGTCAGACGCTGACGGCCGCGGGACACACATGCTATGCCTTCAAGGAAGGCAAGGCCCTGAAGAAGCGCCTGCAGCGCGAGACGTTCGATCTGCTGGTGCTCGACTGGAACGTGCCCGACATGTCCGGCGAGGAAGTGCTCAAGTGGGTCCGGGCGAACCAGGTCGAACACCGGCTGCCGATCATCTTCATGACGAGCCGCGACGACGAGGCGGGCATCACGCAGATCCTCAACGCGGGCGCCGACGACTACGTGGTCAAGCCCGTGTCGGGTCCGATCCTGCGCGCGCGGATCGGCTCGCTGCTGCGGCGCGCCTATCCGGCCAACGCGGAAGCGACGGTGCGCGAGTTCGACACCTACAAGTTCGACGTGAACCTGAAGCAGGCCTACGTCGGCGACAAGCCGGTGAGCCTCACGCAGAAGGAATTCGAGCTGGCGCTGCTGCTGTTCCAGCATCTCGACCGGCCGCTGTCGCGCGCGCACATCCTCGATCTCGTCTGGAAGCAGGCGACCGATATTCCGTCGCGCACGATGGATACGCATATCTCGATGCTGCGCACGAAACTGGGCCTGCGTCCCGAGAACGGCTACCGGCTCGCGCCGATCTATGGCTACGGGTATCGGCTGGAACGGGTGACGCAAGGGGAGACGGAGTGA
- a CDS encoding fimbrial protein → MPDTYQTNVPGVGVRFFTTTDWNGTWERAPSSTAYYPPSSWYASTAWYTSAALVVTGPVGSGRLTSLPSMTVEFTGSCFRSVTRIQTIAPGTVITPATCMVTTPSVSVTLPNVKASDFSGVGATRGDTGLRIGLSCRGGVGADVHMTLTDATDPGNATNRLTPVPGSTARGVQLRVLYNGMPVNYGPDSAMAGNLNQWRVGPSSSVTSVPLTAQYIATGTVLPGIVKGGQRLR, encoded by the coding sequence ATGCCGGACACTTATCAGACGAATGTGCCGGGCGTCGGCGTGCGCTTTTTCACGACGACGGACTGGAACGGCACGTGGGAGCGCGCGCCGTCGTCGACCGCCTACTATCCGCCGTCGTCCTGGTACGCATCGACCGCGTGGTACACGTCGGCGGCGCTGGTCGTGACGGGGCCGGTGGGCAGCGGCCGCCTGACGTCGCTGCCGAGCATGACGGTCGAATTCACGGGCAGCTGCTTCCGTTCGGTGACGCGGATCCAGACCATCGCGCCCGGCACGGTGATCACGCCGGCCACCTGCATGGTGACCACGCCGTCGGTCTCGGTCACGCTGCCGAACGTGAAGGCCAGCGATTTCAGCGGCGTCGGCGCGACGCGGGGCGACACCGGGCTGCGCATCGGTCTCAGCTGCCGCGGGGGCGTGGGCGCGGATGTCCACATGACGCTCACCGATGCGACCGATCCCGGCAATGCCACGAACCGGCTGACGCCGGTGCCGGGCTCGACGGCGCGCGGCGTGCAACTGCGCGTGCTGTACAACGGCATGCCGGTGAATTACGGACCGGACTCCGCGATGGCGGGCAACCTGAACCAGTGGCGGGTAGGGCCGTCGTCGAGCGTCACGAGCGTGCCGCTGACCGCGCAGTACATCGCGACCGGCACGGTCCTGCCGGGCATTGTGAAGGGGGGGCAACGTTTACGATGA